The Streptomyces sp. NBC_00670 genome window below encodes:
- a CDS encoding Rieske (2Fe-2S) protein codes for METVPTGSPTARRRTVLRGAALASVAGTGLAACSTDGDGGKTPATPTAPVDLGAETEVPKGGAKLYRDANVVVSRSEDGALKAFSTICTHAGCALNKLSGTTLTCPCHGSEFDARTGKVLQAPATEPLHTLSVEAKDGRIVAGPKA; via the coding sequence GTGGAGACCGTCCCGACCGGCAGCCCGACCGCCCGGCGCCGCACCGTGCTGCGCGGAGCGGCGCTCGCCTCCGTGGCCGGGACCGGGCTCGCGGCCTGCTCCACCGACGGCGACGGCGGCAAGACGCCCGCCACCCCGACCGCGCCGGTCGACCTCGGCGCCGAAACCGAGGTCCCCAAGGGCGGCGCGAAGCTCTACCGGGACGCGAACGTAGTGGTCAGCCGGTCCGAGGACGGGGCCCTGAAGGCGTTCAGCACGATCTGCACGCACGCGGGGTGCGCCCTCAACAAGCTGTCCGGCACCACCCTCACCTGCCCCTGCCACGGCAGCGAGTTCGACGCCCGGACCGGCAAGGTGCTCCAGGCCCCGGCCACCGAGCCGCTGCACACCCTGTCCGTCGAGGCGAAGGACGGCAGGATCGTCGCGGGCCCGAAGGCCTGA
- a CDS encoding carbohydrate kinase family protein: protein MIVVAGEALIDLVPRGAGALAALTPARGGGPYNTAVALGRLGSPTAFCSRVSRDPFGEALLDRLRESGVDVSPVQRGPEPTTLAVATLDDGGSAAYSFYVEGTADRLFTVPERLPEGTRAVSFGTCSLVLEPGASAYEELLREAHGRGLFTALDPNIRAGLIANADAYRARFRGWLPSVTLLKLSAEDAEWLGGTPREWLDAGPAAVVVTHGGDGLTAFVREAGGVDAVYVAPGEKVDVVDTIGAGDTVNAALLHGLAAREALSAAAVADLGPDGWRHLLGFAARAAALTCSRAGAEPPWSAELTGA, encoded by the coding sequence GTGATCGTCGTCGCCGGTGAGGCCCTGATTGATCTGGTACCGCGGGGCGCGGGGGCGCTCGCGGCGCTCACGCCCGCGCGCGGCGGCGGACCGTACAACACCGCCGTGGCGCTCGGCCGCCTCGGCTCCCCCACCGCCTTCTGCTCCCGCGTCTCGCGGGACCCCTTCGGCGAGGCGCTGCTCGACCGGCTGCGCGAGTCCGGGGTGGACGTCTCGCCGGTGCAGCGCGGGCCCGAGCCGACCACGCTGGCGGTCGCCACGCTCGACGACGGCGGCTCGGCGGCCTATTCGTTCTACGTCGAGGGCACCGCCGACCGGCTGTTCACGGTGCCGGAGCGGCTTCCCGAGGGCACCCGGGCCGTGTCGTTCGGCACCTGTTCGCTGGTCCTGGAGCCGGGCGCGAGCGCGTACGAGGAGCTGCTGCGGGAGGCGCACGGGCGCGGGCTGTTCACCGCACTCGACCCGAACATCCGGGCGGGGCTCATCGCAAACGCGGACGCCTACCGGGCCCGGTTCCGCGGCTGGCTGCCGTCGGTGACGCTGCTGAAGCTGTCCGCCGAGGACGCCGAGTGGCTGGGCGGCACGCCCCGCGAGTGGCTGGACGCCGGTCCGGCCGCCGTCGTGGTCACCCACGGCGGGGACGGGCTGACCGCCTTCGTGCGCGAGGCCGGCGGCGTGGACGCCGTGTACGTGGCCCCGGGCGAGAAGGTGGACGTGGTGGACACGATCGGGGCGGGTGACACGGTCAACGCGGCACTGCTGCACGGCCTCGCGGCCCGCGAGGCGCTGTCCGCCGCCGCCGTGGCGGACCTGGGCCCGGACGGCTGGCGGCACCTGCTCGGCTTCGCGGCTCGCGCGGCGGCACTCACCTGCTCCCGCGCAGGCGCGGAACCCCCGTGGTCGGCGGAGCTGACCGGCGCGTGA
- the uvrC gene encoding excinuclease ABC subunit UvrC: MADPSSYRPRPGQIPDSPGVYRFRDEHRRVIYVGKAKSLRQRLANYFQDLAGLHPRTRSMVTTAASVEWTVVSTEVEALQLEYSWIKEYDPRFNVKYRDDKSYPYLAVTMNEEFPRVQVMRGHKKKGVRYFGPYAHAWAIRDTVDLLLRVFPVRTCSAGVFKNAARTGRPCLLGYIGKCSAPCVERISAEDHRELAEEFSDFMAGRTGTYIRRLEKRMAQAAEEMEYERAARLRDDIEALKKAMEKNAVVLADATDADLIAVAEDELEAAVQIFHVRGGRVRGQRGWVTDKVEDVTTGALVEHALQQLYGEETGDSVPKEVLVPALPDPIEPVQDWLTTRRGSNVSLRIPQRGDKKALMETVRRNAQQALVLHKTKRASDLTTRSRALEEIAEALGLDSAPLRIECYDISHLQGEDVVASMVVFEDGLQRKGEYRRFQIRGFEGQDDVRSMHEVLTRRFRRYLSDKEKTGEWSDGEAALTEEDGRPKRFAYPPQLVVVDGGQPQVAAAQRALDDLGIDDIAVCGLAKRLEEVWLPGEDDPVVLPRTSEGLYLLQRVRDEAHRFALTYQRTKRAKRLRSGPLDDVPGLGETRKQALIKHFGSVKRLRAATPDQIQEVPGIGRKTAETIAVALARSAPAGPAVNTATGEIIEEEEPAGPPAAAADPSQEPVSAGTSQERRGQET, from the coding sequence ATGGCCGATCCCTCCAGCTACCGCCCCAGGCCGGGCCAGATCCCGGACTCCCCGGGGGTGTACCGCTTCCGCGACGAGCACCGCCGGGTGATCTACGTCGGGAAGGCCAAAAGCCTGCGCCAGCGCCTGGCCAACTACTTCCAGGACCTGGCGGGCCTCCACCCGCGCACCCGCTCCATGGTCACCACCGCGGCGTCCGTGGAGTGGACGGTGGTGTCCACGGAGGTCGAGGCACTGCAGCTGGAGTACTCCTGGATCAAGGAGTACGACCCCCGGTTCAACGTCAAGTACCGCGACGACAAGAGCTACCCCTACCTCGCGGTGACGATGAACGAGGAGTTCCCGCGCGTGCAGGTGATGCGCGGTCACAAGAAGAAGGGCGTGCGCTACTTCGGCCCGTACGCGCACGCGTGGGCGATCCGTGACACCGTCGACCTGCTGCTGCGCGTCTTCCCCGTGCGCACCTGCTCCGCCGGGGTGTTCAAGAACGCCGCCCGCACCGGCCGCCCCTGTCTCCTCGGCTACATCGGCAAGTGCTCGGCGCCCTGCGTGGAGCGCATCTCCGCCGAGGACCACCGGGAACTGGCCGAGGAGTTCTCCGACTTCATGGCGGGGCGCACGGGCACCTACATCCGCCGTCTGGAGAAGCGGATGGCGCAGGCGGCCGAGGAGATGGAGTACGAGCGGGCCGCCCGGCTGCGAGACGACATCGAGGCCCTGAAGAAGGCCATGGAGAAGAACGCGGTCGTCCTCGCCGACGCGACCGACGCGGATCTGATCGCGGTCGCGGAGGACGAGCTGGAGGCCGCCGTACAGATCTTCCACGTCCGCGGCGGCCGGGTCCGCGGCCAGCGCGGCTGGGTCACCGACAAGGTGGAGGACGTCACCACCGGCGCCCTCGTCGAACACGCGTTGCAGCAGCTCTACGGCGAGGAGACGGGCGACTCGGTGCCCAAGGAGGTCCTCGTCCCCGCGCTGCCGGACCCCATAGAGCCCGTCCAGGACTGGCTCACCACCCGCCGGGGCTCCAACGTCTCGCTGCGCATCCCGCAGCGCGGCGACAAGAAGGCGCTGATGGAGACGGTGCGGCGCAACGCCCAGCAGGCGCTCGTGCTGCACAAGACCAAGCGCGCCTCCGACCTGACCACCCGCTCGCGCGCCCTGGAGGAGATCGCCGAGGCCCTCGGCCTGGACAGCGCCCCCTTGCGGATCGAGTGCTACGACATCTCGCACCTCCAGGGCGAGGACGTGGTGGCCTCCATGGTCGTCTTCGAGGACGGGCTGCAGCGCAAGGGCGAGTACCGCCGCTTCCAGATCCGCGGCTTCGAGGGCCAGGACGACGTCCGGTCGATGCACGAGGTGCTCACCCGCCGCTTCCGGCGCTACCTCTCCGACAAGGAGAAGACGGGGGAGTGGTCCGACGGCGAGGCCGCGCTCACCGAGGAGGACGGCCGGCCCAAGCGGTTCGCGTACCCGCCGCAGCTCGTCGTGGTCGACGGCGGGCAGCCCCAGGTCGCCGCGGCCCAGCGGGCGCTGGACGACCTCGGCATCGACGACATCGCCGTCTGCGGCCTGGCCAAGCGGCTGGAGGAGGTCTGGCTGCCCGGCGAGGACGACCCGGTGGTGCTGCCGCGCACCAGCGAGGGCCTGTATCTGCTCCAGCGGGTGCGCGACGAGGCCCACCGCTTCGCCCTCACCTACCAGCGCACCAAGCGCGCCAAGCGGCTGCGCTCCGGCCCGCTGGACGACGTGCCGGGCCTCGGCGAGACGCGCAAGCAGGCGCTGATCAAGCACTTCGGCTCGGTGAAGCGGCTGCGCGCCGCCACGCCGGACCAGATCCAGGAGGTCCCGGGCATCGGCCGCAAGACCGCCGAGACCATCGCCGTCGCCCTCGCCCGCTCGGCCCCGGCCGGGCCCGCCGTGAACACCGCGACGGGAGAGATCATTGAAGAGGAGGAACCCGCCGGCCCGCCCGCGGCGGCGGCGGATCCCTCTCAGGAGCCCGTGTCCGCGGGCACCTCGCAGGAACGACGGGGGCAGGAGACATGA